CCCCAACCTCCCGACTGCCTCTCCCTAGAGAAGAACTAGCTTTCTTggggctgcagccctgcccccCAGAGCCCAGGGTTGAGACAGCGCCATACTGCAGGAGGATGGCCAGGCCCTCACTGGCTGGGTCCTGAGGCACAATACTAAaggaacacacagacacagccttCTTGACTCAGAGCCTGACCAGGCGTGCAGGTCACACGGAGAAACTCATATAGCTGCTCCAGTATCAGTAACTCAGAGAAACCCCGAGTGGCACTGGCTGTGGCCCCAAACTAAAGCACTCCACCTACGGGCATTTGCAGGGACTCCGAAGAagcttggggtgggtggggcacACATCTTGGCCGGGGGGGGTGGGGCAGTGCCTGGAACTCTGACAGTGAGAAGACAGAAGGTCGCGCACCAGGCCCCCTCCGTGGCATCCTCACCTCACAGGCAGCCGGGCACCTGCCGAAACCCGGAAGGGCGTGGGGCAGCAGGGGCCAGTCTGGCCAGTTTGGGGAGGCAGCTCTTTGCTCAGAGCTGCTGGtcacacttgtgtgtgtgtgtatggaaggACAATTCCCAAACAACACCGAGCCGACCTCAGCTCCAATGAGCTGCAGGCTGCCAAGCAGACCATGTCCTCGGGCCGGGACGCGTCCCGCCCAACGCAGAGTCCGCGTGGGAGGGAGTGAGCCTTGTGTGCCAGGCTGGGCACAGCCACAGCGATAAGGCAGCCCCAGGCCTCCCCGCCTGATAACAGCCACCAAGGCAGGCCTGTGGGTTCTTTCCTTATATAGCAGTCCCTCGGAGCGCCCCTCCTCGCCCCGCTGAGGAGGTAGCCTCCTGTTTGAACCAGGATTTATCGTTAATGAGAAATGTGGGAGAAGCCCAGGATTCAGGCAGGCTGGGGCCCGCCCATCATGACTCGGCAGTGTTTTGGGGTCTGGGCCAAGGAACTGCAAGAAAATCTGAGCACGTGACGGTGTTTACAGTGGCAGGCCTCGTGGGGCCTGAATGCCACGTGACTCACAGCACGGAGCCCAGGTGGGTGTCCCTAGAGAGCCTAGTCAGCTCTCTAGTGAGTCAGGAGGTCCCATGGCTCCGTGGGGTCGGGCGAGGCCCCTGGAAGGGCGGGGGTATGTCTGGCTCCCTGGTGTCAGCCTCCTGCCTGTGCCCAGATGCCCTGGGGAGAGAGAGGGCACGCACTGTGTGGGTAAATGCCTCCAGTGCCTCCTCAGTGACCAACAGGCGAGCAGCTGGCCTGGGGCAGAGGGCACCCAGACCCACACACAGCTACTTGTCTCTCCTGGCACAACGGGCACTTCTAGATCCCAAGTGTCACCCAGCTGATGGAGCTTGGCTTTGGGGCAGCCCTTCCATGGCGGGTTCCAGGGGCGTCTGCTGCGGGTGGGTGGGCTTCTCCGGGGCACACAGAGCCTCAGCTGCGACCCCCTCACTCTGAACACGGCCCCCTTGGGCACTCACCTGTCACGTAGATGTCGTTGCCCAGCGCCACTATGCTGTAGCCCCCACCCAAGTGGTCGGGGAACTCGGCCAGGTAGCGCCACTGGCCCGTCTGCGGGTTGTAGCAGTCGACGGTGACCAGCTCGTCACAGTCCTGGTCGCAGCCGCCCACGAGCACCAGAATCTCGGCGAGGCCGGTGGAAGGGCGCGGGCGCATTCGGGGACAGGGCCCGCGGTCGTGGCGGTCATAGCGCGCCGCCTGGAAGTCGCGCGCCTCGCGCAGCAGGCGCAGGCAGGGCGGGCAGCGCGCCACCAGCGGCTCGGCCTCGACGTGTGCCAGCAGGTAGAAGCGGCGCACGAAGGGCAGGCGCACGGCCTCGAGCAGCTGCGGCCAGTGCGCGGCGCGGCGCGGCGGGTCGGCGCGCACCCAGCGCAGCGCTAGCTGGTAGGCGGCCTCCTCCTTGGGCACGCACAGCCCGTCGTCGCGCAGGTAGCGAAGCAGGCGCGCCAGGGGCAGTCGCTCCAGCTGCTCGGCGCCCAGCTCGCCCACGTGGCGCAGGATGAAGCGCTGCGCCGCGCTCGCCAGCCCCGAGCAGCTGAAGGCCTCGGCGAAGTCCTGCATGTCCAGGCAGTTGGCCAGGTcgagctgctgctgcaggaaggCGCCGCACGCCTCCTTCACGGCCGGGAACTGCAGCAGGTCGGCGGCGCGCAGCAGCGGCTCGGCGTTGTCGCCGCTCACCGCCACGCGGCCGGTGTAgctgaagtccagcagcagctgcagcatgtCGGGCGGCACCCCGTGCAGGCGCACCCGCTCGGCGCGGCTCTCGCGCAGCTGCCCGGCGAACATGGCGCGGAAGTAGGGGCTGGCGGCTGCCAGCACGGCGCGGTGCGCCGGGAAGTCGCGCCCGCCCGCCGCCTCCAGAGTCACGTCCAGGAACTTGCGCTCGGCGCGGAGCTGGCTCAGGCCGCGCAGCAGGCTCAGGGCGTGCGCGGGGTCCGAGAAGGGCAGCACGGCCAGGGGCGCCGGCCGCTCCATGACGCTCGCGCTACGGGACCCGAGGACGCCGCGGCCGCTGGGCACCGCCGCTCTAAATACGGCCGGGCGCCGCGGGCCTCCGGGAGGCGGGCCGCGGCCGGCACCGCCCACTTAACCCCCGCGGGCCCGGCTCTGCTCCCCGCCTCGCGCCACGCCCGCCCCCGGCTCTCCCGGCTGAGTCACAGCCGCCCGCGTCCAGCCGCCCTTCCGGGGCTCCCAGCGACTCCCGCAGGCGCCCGGACCGGGGTCCGCTGGTGACCGCTGGGCCGCTGGCTCGGCCGTGCGCGGGACTCGTGGCCTCCCGGGCCCTGCCCACAACCCACCCGGGCCCGGCTTTTGAACAAAACCCGGGAGAGGCTAGCCGGCCACCAGAAGCCGCTGCCACCCCCGTTCGCGCCCGAGCCCCCAGGGtggcttggcacaatggctttttttctttttttaaataaaaaaaaagtgtctttgAGTCACATTACTTACAAGGATTGCTGGCTAAACCCGTCGCCGGGCTGCCAGCaaactagtgttttttttttgttttgttttttttaattcagggCCGAAGCAGGAGGGAGTCTGGggattttcagttgctttttctttccttggcGCACTCAGCAGCC
This window of the Ochotona princeps isolate mOchPri1 chromosome 2, mOchPri1.hap1, whole genome shotgun sequence genome carries:
- the KLHL21 gene encoding kelch-like protein 21; translated protein: MERPAPLAVLPFSDPAHALSLLRGLSQLRAERKFLDVTLEAAGGRDFPAHRAVLAAASPYFRAMFAGQLRESRAERVRLHGVPPDMLQLLLDFSYTGRVAVSGDNAEPLLRAADLLQFPAVKEACGAFLQQQLDLANCLDMQDFAEAFSCSGLASAAQRFILRHVGELGAEQLERLPLARLLRYLRDDGLCVPKEEAAYQLALRWVRADPPRRAAHWPQLLEAVRLPFVRRFYLLAHVEAEPLVARCPPCLRLLREARDFQAARYDRHDRGPCPRMRPRPSTGLAEILVLVGGCDQDCDELVTVDCYNPQTGQWRYLAEFPDHLGGGYSIVALGNDIYVTGGSDGSRLYDCVWRYNSSVNEWTEVAPMLKAREYHSSSVLDGLLYVVAADSTERYDHTTDSWEALQPMTYPMDNCSTTACRGRLYAIGSLAGKETMVMQCYHPETDLWSLVDCGQLPPWSFAPKTVTLNGLMYFVRDDSAEVDVYNPMKNEWDKIPSMNQVHVGGSLAALGGKLYVSGGYDNTFELSDVVEAYDPETRAWSVVGRLPEPTFWHGSVSIFRQFMPQTPLGGRGFELDSSSHNMDAGRPRPPQHPEELH